The following are from one region of the Haliaeetus albicilla chromosome 24, bHalAlb1.1, whole genome shotgun sequence genome:
- the BHLHE40 gene encoding class E basic helix-loop-helix protein 40 — protein MERIPSAQPPPAVCLGKLPALESGDVPGLDFAHMYQVYKPRRGLKRSEDNKETYKLPHRLIEKKRRDRINECIAQLKDLLPEHLKLTTLGHLEKAVVLELTLKHVKALTNLIEQQQQKIIALQNGLQAGDLSSRNLDSSQEMFRSGFQMCAKEMLQYLAKHENGKDLKSSQLVSHLHRMASEVLQGGAGRKSGDIPPKMVDLKEKPVSLTKTAEGHGKNCVPVIQRTFAHSSGEQSGSDTDTDSGYGGELEKSDSKSEQQYFKKDTELKYAVQERISSIKQETEDPPAKRSRLESPEDEGPFGSDMMGSSSSFLGPHAHQPPLCLPFYLIPPSATAYLPMLEKCWYPASVPVLYPSLPASAAALTGFMNPDKISPPLLMPQRLPSPVPAHSPIDSSALLQALKQIPPLNLETKD, from the exons ATGGAGCGGATCCCCAGCGCGCAGCCCCCGCCCGCCGTCTGCCTGGGCAAGCTGCCCGCCCTGGAGAGCGGCGACGTGCCGGG GCTGGACTTCGCGCACATGTACCAAGTTTACAAGCCCAGGAGGGGGTTAAAGAGGAGCGAGGACAATAAG GAGACCTACAAGTTGCCTCACCGGCTGATAGAGAAGAAGAGACGCGACAGGATTAACGAGTGCATCGCCCAGCTGAAGGACCTGCTGCCCGAGCACCTCAAACTGACG ACGCTAGGTCACTTGGAGAAGGCTGTGGTTCTCGAGCTCACCTTGAAGCATGTGAAAGCACTAACCAATCTCattgagcagcagcagcagaaaataattgctttgcAGAATGGTTTACAAGCCG GTGACCTGTCATCAAGAAACCTTGATTCCAGCCAGGAAATGTTTCGATCCGGTTTCCAGATGTGTGCCAAAGAAATGCTGCAATACCTGGCAAAGCACGAGAACGGCAAGGACCTGAAGTCGTCCCAGCTGGTCAGCCATCTGCACCGAATGGCCTCCGAGGTGCTCCAGGGCGGAGCCGGCCGCAAGTCCGGAGACATCCCTCCTAAAATGGTGGACTTGAAAGAGAAACCCGTCTCCTTGACCAAAACGGCAGAGGGACATGGGAAAAACTGTGTGCCTGTGATCCAGAGGACATTTGCTCACTCCAGCGGGGAGCAGAGCGGCAGCGACACAGACACGGACAGCGGGTACGGGGGAGAGCTGGAGAAAAGTGACTCCAAATCCGAACAGCAGTATTTCAAAAAGGATACCGAACTCAAGTACGCTGTCCAGGAGAGAATAAGCTCTATTAAGCAGGAGACTGAGGACCCGCCGGCCAAAAGGAGCAGGCTGGAGTCGCCGGAGGACGAGGGCCCTTTTGGCAGCGACATGATGGgctcttccagcagcttcctgGGCCCCCACGCTCACCAGCCCCCCTTGTGCCTGCCTTTCTATTTGATCCCACCATCCGCGACAGCCTATCtgcccatgctggagaagtgcTGGTACCCGGCATCCGTACCTGTCTTGTACCCCAgcctcccagcctctgctgcagcGCTTACGGGGTTCATGAACCCCGATAAAATCTCCCCACCTCTGCTGATGCCCCAGAGACTCCCTTCTCCTGTACCGGCCCATTCCCCTATCGACTCCTCGGCTCTGCTTCAAGCTTTGAAGCAGATTCCTCCTTTGAACTTGGAAACCAAAGACTAA